Below is a window of Apodemus sylvaticus chromosome 5, mApoSyl1.1, whole genome shotgun sequence DNA.
aagtagtgaccttccatgtctcttttgatgacattaggttgaaagtcaattttatctgaaattagaatggcaactctggcttgtttcctggaaccatttgcttgtagaattgtcttccagccttttactctaaggtagtttttgtctttgacattgaggtgtttcctgtatgcagcaaaatgtagggtcctgtttatgtaacgagtctgttagtctatgtctttttattggggaattgagtccattgatgttaagagatatcaaggagtagtggttattgcttcctatcattttttgttttaaaattatacttgtgtggttatcttctttgggtttgatgaaaaatgcttaatatcctgctttttgcagggtatagtttccctcgttgtaatggtgttttccccccattatcctttgtagggctgggtttgtagaaagatattgtgtaaatttggttttgtcttggaatatcttggtttcttcatctatagtaattgagagttttgctgggtatagtagtctcagctggcatttgtgttctcttagagtctgcatgagctctgcccaggatcttctagctttcatggtctctggtgagaaatctggtgtaattttgataggtcttcctttatatgttacttgccctttttctcttactgccctaagtattctttctttgtttagtacatttggggttttgattattatgtgacggtaggtatttctgttctggtccagtctgtttggagttctgtaggcttcttgtatattcatgggcatctctctctttaggttagggaagttttcttccataattttgttgaagatatttgctggccctttaagttgtaaatcttcactctcatcaatgcctataatccttagatttggctttctcattgtgtcctggatttcctggatgttttgggttacaagctttttgcattttgcattttctttaactgttgagccatggtttctatggtatcttcggcatcttagattctttcttctatctcttgtattctgttgttgatatttacgtCTATggtccctaatttcttcccaaggttttctatctccaaatttgtccccctttgtgctttcttagttgtttctacttcgttTTTAGatctggaagtttttgctcagttccgtcatttgcttgtttgtgttttcctctaattctttaagagatttttgtgtttcctctttcatgacttctccctgttgatcaaagttctcctgtatttctttaagtgatttttgtgtttcctccttattggattttgtattctcctgaatttctttcaatgatttttgtgtttcccttgtaagggcttctaattttcgatccattttctcctgaatttctttaagtatgtccttcatgtgttcctgtaccagcatcatgaccagtgattttaaatccaaatcttgttcttctggtgtgttggggtatccaggacttgctattgttggagaattgggttctgatgctgccataatgccttggtttctgttagtaatattcctacgtttgcctttagccatctagttctcccaggtgttagatggtcttattgtcactggctggtgcttcaacctgtggatctttaaggttatcgctgtaacactggatgactggatttcctctggcacatattactgatatgctgccttcctcttttgtgcctttggagcccttctcagtcttgcctcaagcaatgttatacttaggttgtcaaggtcaaccaggtgttctctgtctgctctattatggagtgaagatgttgtggtgggggtcactccctctgttgattctcacataggacacaggtcctgggatggcctggcttgcagatgaaccgcctatgtgctcagttcctgagtgcaggcagacccctggtggtttgcaccaccagaatgCTAAAGCTCATggtgatacaatacctagtgacccttttctatccaggcaggcagcgagtatggcgtGGGGCttttctccttctgcagctcactgggcaggacacaggccctgcacctggagggctggcagacaaaccccttatgtgctcagttcctgagtgcatgcagacccctggcggtttgcaccaccagagatctaaagctcaggatgatagaGTACCTAGTAACCCTTTTCTGTcacggcaggcagcaaatatggccacggggctcctctccttctgcagctccttGGGCAGGACACTGGGCCCCCAAGCCTGGGTGGCTGGCacacaaaccgcctatgtgctcagttcctgagggcaggcagacccctggtggtttgcaccaccagaaatctaaagctcaggatgatacagtacctagtgaccctttttcTGTCCCAtgaggcagcaaatatggctgtggggcttctctccttccgctaagttttttttttttttaacttcattttaATATGAGCACCAAGACACAATCATGTGGTTTACAATATTTTCATCCTTCCCAGCTTTTGGACAATGagcaaattatttaatttttctggGATTCAACTTACTCACACTAAGATGAGGACAATAATAATTCCTATCTGATAGGGTAATAGTAAGGAAGAAATGAGCAATGATTTATGTTAATTTTTGTGGTACTGATGTTGTTTACTGATGTGTATCCTGTACATTAAAAAAAGTctgtgaaataaaaaacaaaaacttctctttgcaacagaagGGAACCAGTACAGAAAAGAACTTGTCAGAAGACAGTATTGTGGAAATGATTCTCAACTGATATATCAGCACTATAACTCCTGCAACTAGTAATCAAATTTAACTGCACAACATGGGACATAAAGACCATAAGAGTAGAGGAACAGATTTCCTCAAGATCATGCCACCTAGAAATTTCAGAGATTCTACACACATTAAGCCCTACCAAAATGACTGACAGACacaatctgaacaagaaaaatagCAATAGACTCCACTGAAGTGAAAGTGTAGAAAACCCATGACGCCTCAAATCCAGATAAAGACTGCACtgctaaggaatgctgagaactgaagaaatagtcttctccaTGAAAGACCATGCCAATTTGTTAGCCAATAACGGATTGTCTCCCTGGAAAACATAAGCATTAAAATAGTACAACAACTAGTATTATATGATCTTCTGTCAAAAGCAAACTTAGCATTAGGTAAAATTGTAATTGATAGAGATTTAAATTAGGTGAAAAGGTATAATTGGTTGAACATGCAATTGATCCCCTGGTAATTTTAGCTGATTACATTCCTGTATAGTAGAAAAATTCCATAGTCTACTCAGGATTTGGGATGAGTTCAGTGATTCAGTTGAAGAGTGAATCCCCTTCATAGCAATTTAACACTGAGAGACCATTATATCTTGTAGCCACCTCCATGAATGAAACCAGATTGGGTCAATATAATATTATCAAGGACTAGAGCCCTCTGGCCTGCAAAAGGCATAATACTGTGCTGATCTGAGAGGTTACCTTTCTTGGAACATGGGGGCAGGAACTCAGTACAGTtaaccattctttctttttcatgttttattttactgtattttattgtattttattgtattttattgtattttattttattttattgtgtttttctataaatGTATATGCAAGTGTGAGTGCATACAACCCATGTtgtcagaactggagttacaggagattATGAGCCACACAACTGTTCTGGGTACTAGATTTGGGTTGTATTCTTTAATTGTTCATCAGTATCTAGCACTGagtaaagaaatcataaatattattattatgtttaaaTGTTAATGACATTTTCTGTGTTGAGCTCTTTTTAAGCCTTTATAGTAAGTATCTTTTTTATGCTTTGTGTAGCTAATTTGAACGCTCAAGAGTGGGGGTCTCTGGAAAGCTTTTCCCTTAGGCCTGGCAACTTTAGCATGGGATTGTCTCCTGGATATTTATTTTTGCTAGCAAGCAAATAGAATAGTCTAGTGGAGGGTctaccatttttaaattttaagatttcAAGGAGACTTCAGCACCAAAAGAGACTATTTGAAAAGTGACAGAGTATGTTCCAGTCACAACCACATGAGAAAGCAAATACTCTAGACTCCAAAATCACTCTAAGCAAGACAACTTTTAGAGATTCAATCTTCTGGCTTAATGGGAATTTAGAGAACTGCCACATGCTTTGATTTTTGATTTAATGATAGGATAATGAGAATTTAAGTAGCAACTCCAACTGTAATAGGAACAAGAAATTTTTCATTAACGTGTCATTTACTTGGGATAATCAAAGTCctaattttaaagatttgtattATTATATGAACAGTTATTTTTATACAATGATCAATGAAATCTGTAAAAGTGAAGAGACGCAGATCTTTTAACTAGCAGTACACTTAAATTCCACGAATTAGAGAATATTTGTAGTCTAGATTGCAAGAAAAAGTTTGATTAGTTTAGGAACTGACAAGTTAGCATTTTAATAATGTAACATCCTAATATATCCATGAAACTCACTTGCTAGCATTGTAATCTCCTCAtagcaattttaatatctttgtttcttaaaGTATAAATGGCTGGATTCAGGAGAGGTGTGATAACTGCATAAAACACAGCAAGAAATTTGTCCACCCAGGTTATGCTGACTGGCCACAGATAGATGAAGATGCAGGgcccaaaaaataaaaccaccacTATGATGTGGGCAGTACAAGTAGAGAGAGCTTTGGACGCCCCATCCTTAGAGTGAAGACAAACAGTAGTCAGGATATGGGAGTAAGACACCAGCAACAGAATGAAGCATATGGCTGCTAGCACACCACTGTCAGCATTTATCAAAAATTCTAGAACATAGATGTCCAAGCAGGCTAACTTGATGACCAATGGAATATCGCAGAAAAAACTGTCCAAAACTCTGGATCCACAGAAGGGCAGATTTACAATTATAACCAGTTGGCTTATTGAATGCACAAAGCCAATGATCCATGATGTCATCACTAATCCAATGCACATATTTCTGTTCATGATGCTGGAGTAATGGAGTGGCTTACAGATGGCTACATAACGGTCATAAGCCATTGATACAAGCAATACCATCTCACCCCCTCCAAAGAAGTGTCCAAAGAAAATCTGACACATGCACCCTCCAAAGGAGATAGTCTTTTTTTCCTTGAGGAAGTCTATGATCATCTTGGGTGTAGTTACTGAGGAAAGACAGAAGTCAATGAATGAGAGGTTGGCCAAGAGAAAGTACATAGGAGAATGGAGATGAAGGTCAGTGATAATGATGACTACAATAAATATGTTGCCAAAAATGGTGATTAAATAAAGTGAAGAAAagatcacaaagaaaaaaacctggaGCTTCCAAGAGTCACAAAGCCCAAGAATAATGAATTCAGATACATCAGACtgatttattttctccatttagttaaGTTCCAAATTATTCTGAAGAGAAACATACAGTGTGAGATTCTAGTGAAAACACATAATATTAATTAGAAGCAGTTCTtaaattcttctgagagaaaagatTGAACCTACTAACTTTGGAAATGACCTTGGCTTTGGTTATAATGTTCCCTATATTTCATACACTCTGTGTTCTAGAAACTTTATTCTCATTTATTTACATAGAATAATTACTATATAAGTGCATAAAAATGTATGCCCAATGCTAATGACCATTGACAAAATAATGATATATTGTTCAGAAAcacaaattaatataaataaatattaatgtaaatatataaataaaacaaatcagacTATATATAATGTAGAACAATTTAGTAAAATATAGTAAAGTGTTAAAAGTGGAATTTTGACATAGTTTTTAGAACATGAAAAGCAATAGAAAATATACTTTATATGGACATGATAAAACTATATATGCAGTGACAAAGAAATTTTTAGAGAAAAGTAATAAATTCAGGTCAGGTCAAAGGTAAGTAGGAAGCAGAACACATAGGTACATTAAGGTATTCTTAATGCTTTCATTCTTGCATTTCATCATATACCATTAGTATACTCTTCTCATTAAATAAATAGTTATGATAGGTGcattaaaatgaatgttttctgaATGAGGAACTATAATCAATGCAATCTTTTATAcctgaaataaatgtaaaattaaaaatttagaatGATCAGGAGCTATACAACAGGAAAGTAAGGTTCTATATGAACCTAAAATCTTAGAAGACTAGGTCATTAATGAATCTCAAAAATTATATGATTAATGAGTGGATAATTATGTAAGttacttacaaaataaaaatagcaatactaattctgataaaatttacaACAACATTGTTTCAAAATTACAGTACTTGATTTTATATGAGCAGAAAAGCAAGTGAATTGTAAGATATTTTGCCATCTGTGGTGGGATAAACATTCAGTCATCAAGAAAGAGTCATGAATATTAGAAAGAGATATTCTCTGATCACAAATTTCAAACTTTATGAATTCtgtacaaaattaattaaaacctaAAATATACTAATTTCAATAAACTGGAAGGcctagtgtttaaaaaaaatttatagtTTAGCCCATTTGGGCTTAAATGTGACTTATATGGAGAAATTACTAATTAACATTAAATTTCTGTAAAAATTTCTGTTAAAAACAGAAATTACCCTGTGAAAAGCAAAGTCTGGAAGTCAGTACGGAGGGAGTCCAAACAAGACTTGGGTGAAGACTTGGACTAGGCAAGTGTTAATTCACTTCCAAATTAGAAGACCCTAAGTTCTCTGAGACTAGGACAGAGGTGCTATGTGTTTTCAGAATCACATGAGTCCTTCATCTCTAGCATGTCTGTGATTTCCTGATGGCTCTCAGAGGCCATGGACTGAAAAACTAtaacttttagaagaaaaatatgcACACTTCATCAAATATCTCTACAATGTCAAATATTGTTTTCTTATAACTGATGTTAGTTCATCATCCTCTACCTACATAAGAAAATTTGATaatcatggtaaaaaaaaaatatggtcatTATCCAGCTGAGAAAAGTCAGAAGGTTAACTATAAAAGTAACAATGGTAATTAAAGTCCTAGGATTGAGAAGGAAAATTGTTCACAGAAGATGTGAACTTGCTTGGGAAGATTCtatgaattaagaaaaaaattataaacacattttCTATGACAAAATAACAGTTTAAGGGGTTATAAATGTACAAGTaactatatgaaaatattctatatCTGCACCAATCTATTCCCACTACT
It encodes the following:
- the LOC127684481 gene encoding olfactory receptor 4K3-like, with amino-acid sequence MEKINQSDVSEFIILGLCDSWKLQVFFFVIFSSLYLITIFGNIFIVVIIITDLHLHSPMYFLLANLSFIDFCLSSVTTPKMIIDFLKEKKTISFGGCMCQIFFGHFFGGGEMVLLVSMAYDRYVAICKPLHYSSIMNRNMCIGLVMTSWIIGFVHSISQLVIIVNLPFCGSRVLDSFFCDIPLVIKLACLDIYVLEFLINADSGVLAAICFILLLVSYSHILTTVCLHSKDGASKALSTCTAHIIVVVLFFGPCIFIYLWPVSITWVDKFLAVFYAVITPLLNPAIYTLRNKDIKIAMRRLQC